From Bradyrhizobium sp. 4:
TTCGTGCCCATCGCCGGCTACATCCCCGACCGTCCTGTGATTAAATATCTCGCCGCCCAGCGCAACATCGAGGTCGCGTTCGCGCCGATCGCGGGAACGCGCATCCTGGTGCCGTTCTGGCTGAAGGTGCCGACCCCGCTCGGGCCGGCCATGCTGGAAGCGACGTCCTTCATCACCAGCGCCCAGCCGCCGAAGGTCGCGAAGACGCAGTAGGCCGGGCCTCCCGCGCTGAACCTCGCTTTTTGGCGAAAATAAACGCAAGCGATTTCAATGACATGCCTACTGTGCATGGGGTTGTTTTCGCACTTTTTGTTTGGAGGGGGTCGAGGAGCGGGAATCCATTTGACTCCTCCCCGTTTCTGATTCGACTCCGCGCCGTCCCCAGCTTTAACGAATCCGCCATCGAAACGTCGCTTGTGCGGCGGGGCAAAACTCCATCTAGTGCGAACCCATAAGCCTCCCGCGACATGTTGCGTGAACGGAACGGGACTCACGGGGGAGTCTGCGATTCGGCCGCGATTCGTTCTCAACTCGTTCCGAAGCTTAAAGCCAACGGGAAAAGCGTCGCAAAGTGAGACAGTTGCGCGAGGTTCGGGGAGAATGCTCCCACACTCTCGGTGTCATCGCCCGGCTTGACCGGGCGATCCAGTACGCCGAGGCGTCTACGATTGAGCCGAGAAGCCGCGGCGTACTGGATGCCCGGGTTAAGCCGGGGCATGACAGCGGAGAAGCCGAAGCCGGGTGACTTCCAGGCCCTTCGCGCCACCGCCCCAAAACAGCACTGACATTCGCCCCAATCGCCATTACCTAATCCCCCAGATGCCTTTTTCCTCCTCCCCCTTCGCTTCCGAGCGGCTTCCCGGCGCCGGCGTCACTGCGGTGCTTGGTCCCACCAACACCGGCAAGACCCATCTCGCCATCGAGCGGATGCTCGCGCATCCCTCCGGCATGATCGGGCTGCCGCTGCGCCTGCTCGCGCGCGAGGTCTACAACAAGATCGCCGCGCGGGTCGGTCCCGATGCCGTCGCGCTCGTGACCGGCGAGGAGAAGATCAAGCCGAAAGCGCCGCGCTACTGGGTCTCGACCGTCGAGGCGATGCCGCGGGATCTCGACGTCTCGTTCCTCGCCGTCGACGAGGTGCAGATCGCCTCTGATCTGGAACGCGGCCACGTCTTCACCGATCGCATCCTCAACCGCCGTGGCCGCGACGAGACGCTGCTGCTCGGCGCTGCGACCATGCGTCCGATCATCGAGCGGCTGCTGCCGGGCGTCTCCATGATCACGCGGCCGCGTTTGTCGCAGCTGGAATTCGCCGGCGACCGCAAGATCACGCGGCAGCCGCGCCGCACCGCCATCGTCGCCTTCTCGGCCGACGAGGTCTACGCCATCGCCGAGCTGATCCGTCGCCAGCATGGCGGCGCCGCCGTGGTGCTGGGCTCCCTGTCGCCGCGCACCCGCAACGCGCAGGTCGCGATGTTCCAGGACGGCGAGGTCGATTACCTCGTCGCCACCGACGCCGTCGGCATGGGCCTCAATCTCGACGTCGACCACGTCGCCTTTGCCTCCGACCGCAAGTTCGACGGCTACCAGTTCCGCCGCCTGACGCCGTCCGAATTCGGCCAGATCGCCGGCCGCGCCGGCCGCGCCACCCGCAACGGCACCTTCGGCACCACCGGTCGCTGCGCACCGTTCGAGCCCGAGCTCGTCAATGCGCTGCAGAACCACACCTTCGATCCCGTGAAGGTTTTGCAATGGCGCAATTCGAAGCTGGATTTCGCGTCCCTCGGCGCGCTCCAGGTCTCCCTGAACCTGGCCCCGGGCCATGAGGCGCTGACGCGCGCGCCCATCGCCGAGGACATGCGCGTGCTCGACCACGCTGCCCGCGACGCCGAGGTGCGCGACGTCGCGCACGGCAAGGACGCCGTGGAACGGCTGTGGGAGGCCTGTCAGGTCCCGGATTATCGAAAGCTGTCGCCGGCCGCCCATGCCGAGCTGGTCACCACGCTCTACGGCTTCCTGATGCGGAAGGGATGCATCCCCGACGCCTGGTTCAGGACCCAGATCGACCAGGCCGACCGCGTCGACGGCGATATCGACACGCTGTCGGCCCGGATCGCGCAGATTCGCACCTGGACCTTCGTCGCCAACCGTCCCGACTGGCTGAAAGACCCCGAACGCTGGCAGGGGATCGCCCGCGAGGTCGAAAATAAATTATCGGATGCGCTCCATGAACGCTTGACTGAGCGTTTCGTTGATCGCCGGACCAGTGTATTGATGCGCCGCCTGCGGGAGAACACGAGCTTGAATACGGAAATCGGCAAGACCGGCGAAGTCATCGTCGAAGGCCATGTCATCGGCCGCCTCGATGGCTTCACCTTTGCACCGGATGCGGCGGAAGCCGGCTCGGATGCGAAAGCGTTGCAGGCTGCAGCGCAGGCCGTGCTCGCCGGCGAGATCAACGCGCGCGCCGAAAAACTGGGCAATGCGCCGGACGAGCACTTCGTGCTGACCTCGGAAGGCATCATCCGCTGGACCGGCGACGCCGTGGCGCGGCTGTCTGCCGCAGAGGACGCGCTGCATCCGCGCATCCGCATCATCTCCGACGAACGCCTCACGGGCGGCCCCCGCGACAAGGTGCAGGCCCGGCTCGAGCTCTGGCTCAAGACGCATATCGAAAAGCTGCTCGGGCCGCTGTTCGAGCTCAGCAAGGCCGAGGACGTCACCGGCATCGCCCGCGGTATCGCCTATCAGCTCGTCGAGGCGCTCGGCGTGCTGGAGCGCCCGAAGATCGCCAACGAGCTGAAGGACCTCGACCAGCCCTCGCGCGCGACCTTGCGCAAATACGGCGTCCGCTTCGGCGCCTATCACCTCTATTTCCCCGGTCTGCTCAAGCCGGCCGGGCGTGCGCTGGCCGCGCTGCTCTGGGCGCTGAAGCAGGACAATGTCGATCCCTCCGCGCTGTCGGGCGCGCAGCATCTGGCAAGCTCGGGCCGCACCTCGTTCCCGGTCGACAAGCAGCTGCCGCGCGACGCCTATCGCGTGCTCGGCTACAAGCAGGCCGGCGAGCGCGCCGTGCGCGTCGACATCCTCGAGCGCCTGGCCGACCTGATCCGTCCGGCGCTGGCCTGGCGCGAGAACGCGTCCGGCGAAAAGCCCGCCGGTGCGTTCGACGGCCGCAGCTTCGTGGTGACGCAGGCGATGACCTCGCTCACCGGTTCGGCCGGCGAGGATTTTGCGTCGGTGCTGCGTGCGCTCGGCTATCGCATGGACAAGCGCCCGCCGCTGCCGGCGAAGCCCGCTGCGGCTGTTGCCGAGATCCCTGTTGCTGAAGCCTCCAGCGAAGAGACACCCGCAACCGAAGCGCCGGTCGAGGACGCCGCCGCGCCCGCGGACACCGCGATCGAAGCCGCCGCCGAGCCTGTGACTGTCGAAGACGCGCCCGGCATGGAGCAGCACGACGAGCCCGCACACGACGAGCCGGCGCTTGAGGCTTCCGTCACGCCGGAAGACGCTCCCGGCATCGCGCCACCTGCGGAAGAGGCTGCGGCACCCGTTGAAGCTGCTGAAACCGTGCCCGCTGAAACCGCGTCTGCCGAAACCGCGCCTGCAGAGACTGTTGCAACCGAAGCCGCTGCGTCGGCCGATGCGGCAGCACCCGTGGAGGCCGCGGCGACGTCCGCCGAGCCCGAGCTCATCGAGGTCTGGCGTCCCGCCGGCCGTCACGACGATCGCAAGCCGCGCCACGAGCGCCATCGCAACCCGCGTCACCAGCCGCGTCCGCAGGCAGCTGCTGAAGCCGGCGCTGCGCCTGCCGAAGGCGAAGCCGCGCCTGCTGCCGACGGCGAGAAGCGCGGTGAGCGTCATCGCCATGGCGGCGGTCATCGTCGCGATTCTGGTCGCGATGGCGGCAGGGATTTCCGCAAGCCGCGCGAAGGTGGGGCCGAAGCCGCGCCGCGTCCTGAGGACAAGAACCGCCGGTTCGAGGGCAAGAATGGCGGCAACAAGGACCGCGACAACAAGGATCGCAACAAAGGCAAGTTCGGTGGCGGTGATCGCGACAAGGGCCGCGACAACCGTGGCCGCGACCGCGACAAGGGCCGCGACCGCCAGGGCGGGCCGTCGCTGCGTCCCTACGCATCGAGCGCCACCCCGCGCGAGCGCGATCGCCCGGTCGATCCGAACTCGCCGTTTGCAAAACTCGCTGCGCTAAAGGAGCAGCTGTCAGGGCGTAAGGAGTGAGCCCACGACCGAGCGGCAGCGCATCGACAAATGGCTATGGCACGCGCGGGTGGTGAAGGCGCGCACCTCCGCTGCCGAGCTTGTCGAGTCCGGCCATGTTCGCGTCAACGGCGCACGCGAGAAATCGCCGGGGCATGCGATCAAGATCGGCGACGTGCTCACCGTCGCGCTCGATCGCACCGTGCGCGTCTTGAGAGTCATCGCCTTCAACGAGCGCCGCGGCGATGCCGCCTCGGCCCGTGTGCTCTACGAAGAGCTCAGCGAAGGCCATCCGAATTCTCAGCGCAATTAATTGCGCTTTGAATTCATTTCTTGGTCGATCAAGCGCATAAAGCCGTCCTGATCGGCCGTTCCTGAGCTTGCGGCGCCGGGCCATCCGCGCTACGCAAGCCGCGACTTTTAAAAGAGCTTTTCGGAGCGTTGGATGACTTACGTCGTCACTGAAGCGTGCATCAAGTGCAAGTACACCGACTGCGTCGAGGTCTGCCCGGTCGATTGTTTCTACGAGGGCGAGAACATGCTCGTCATCCATCCTGACGAGTGCATCGACTGCGGCGTGTGCGAGCCGGAATGCCCCGCCGATGCCATCAAGCCGGACACGGAACCGGGCCTAGAAAAGTGGCTCACGGTCAACGCCGACTACGCCAAGAGCTGGCCGAACATCACCCAGAAGAAAGAATCACCCGCCGACGCCAAGGATTTCGACGGCATGGAGGGCAAGTTCGACAAGTATTTCTCCTCGAACCCCGGCTCCGGCGACTAATTCGGGTCAAACTTAACCCTATTAGCGGCGTTATCGCTGAAAACCAGCCCTTAAGACCCCTAAATCATTGATTTTTGCGGGAAATGTGCTATATTGGGCACATTGAGCCGAACCCTGGTTAGCCCCGTCGGCCCCGTTGGGTTCCCGTGAAACCAAATGTCGAACAGGGGCGTGGCAGTTTCCGCGCGCAGGCTGTGTCACAGAAAACGCGTAAAAAGAGTACTTCAGCGAAGGCTTCCCATAAGGACGCCAAGAAAGTCGCCGCGGCCAGCCGTAGCGCATCCAAGGGTCGGACCGCGACGAAGGCGCCGGCTGCAAAGTCCTCGAAGAACAAAAGAAGCGCAATGCCTAACAAGACTGCCAAGCCGGCCGCGAAAGCGACCGTTGCCAAGCCTGTTGCCGCCAAGCCTGCCGCCAAGCCCGCTGTTGCAAAGACGCCCGCTGCCAAGGCTCCCGCTGCCAAGCCCGCCGCGCCGAAGGCTCCTGTTGCTGCTGCTCCCGCCAAGGCCCCTGTCGCTGCCGCCAAGCCGGCCGTGAAGCCAGCGGCTGTCGCGCCGAAGGTCGAAGAAAAGAAGGTCGTGACCCAGCGTCAGGGCTTCAAGGCCAACGAATTCGTCGTCTATCCCGCTCACGGTGTCGGCCAGATTCTGGCCATCGAGGAGCAGGAGATCGCCGGCGCGAAGCTCGAGCTGTTCGTCATCAACTTCATCAAGGACAAGATGACGTTGCGCGTGCCGACCGCCAAGGTCGCCAATGTGGGCATGCGCAAGCTGTCGGACCCCGCGCTGGTGAAGCGTGCGCTCGAGACCCTCAAGGGCCGTGCCCGCGTCAAGCGCACCATGTGGTCGCGCCGCGCCCAGGAATACGAAGCGAAGATCAATTCGGGCGACATCGTCGCGATCGCGGAAGTCGTGCGCGACCTCTATCGCTCCGAGTCGCAGCCGGAGCAGTCCTACAGCGAACGCCAGCTCTATGAAGCCGCGCTCGACCGTCTCTCCCGCGAGATTGCGGTGGTGCAGCACTCGACTGAGACCGAAGCGGTCAAGGAGATCGAGGCCCAGCTCGCCAAGAGCCCGCGCCGCACCGGCGCCAAGTCCGAAGCCGCCGAAGGCGAAGGCGAAGGCGATGCGGACGCCGAGGGCGACAGCGACGAGACCGATGGCGGCGCCACGGTCGCCGACGAGGCCGCGTAAGCGTCTCGCGCATTCATCGCAACAAATCAAAAGCCCGGCCGTTTGGCCGGGCTTTTTGTTTCGGAGGGACGGTCAGCGGGCCGAATTGCTTCTGAGCCTATGCGGTCCTGAACGGCATCAAACCCGCGATGCGCTTCCCGAAGCGCCGCGCCCGGTCTCGCGGCTGTTTCCGCCCGCGTCAGTCGCAACCGTCGACCACCAGGCGCCTAACGCATCAATCAACGGCACCAAGGTGTGGCCGGCGGCGGTCAGATCGTACTCGACCCTCAACGGGTATCCGCCGAATTCCGTGCGGGTCACGATACCGGCGTCCTCCAGTTTGCGAAGCTCGAGGGCGAGCATCCTGTGCGAGATGGTCGGATTGTCCCGACGCAAGTCGCTGAACCGTTTGGTGCCCTGTTTCAAATAGTAGATCAGAAGCGTAGGCCACCGGCCGCTCAGGATCTGCATCACTTCCTCGATGGGACATCTCGAAACGAGGTCTTTCATCGGCGGACTCCAGGTTACAAAAATGTTCGCAATTTACTTGATGGAGCGAGCGACTAGGGTTCGGGACCGCTGCGCAGCGTGATCATCAGAAATCACGGAGAATAGATCGATGGATCCAATCCTACTCTACGGCTTCCCGATGGGAAGCTCCATGGGACTCGTTGCAGCTCTTGAATGGCTTGGCAGGCCATATCGCCTGTGTCGCGTCGACATGCTGGGCGAGATGCTGAGCCCGTCATACGCCAGGATCAATCCGCGACACGAGACGCCTGCACTCATCACGGACCAGGGTGATGTACTGACGGAAACCATGGCGATCGCAGCTTGGCTCGAAGCCAGGGATACCGAACGGCGCATCAGCTTTGATCCGTTGTCGCCGAAAGCCGATCGCATGCATCAGCTGATGGCGTTCGTGAATACCGGCTTTACCGGCGCCTTCGCGCCGCTTTGGGTCGCACTGGAAGGCGTGGCGATGGACGACGCCATGCGCTCGGCCTTGCGGGAGTTCGGAAGGAGAAAGGTGATCGAACGCCACGACAAGCTCGAAGGCATGATCGAGCCGGCAAGATTCCTGCTGGCCGACCGGCCGACCCTTGCCGACGCCTTGCTGACAGGTGTGGCGCGCTGGCTCGACTTCCACGCCGTCGCGGAGAGGAGCCGCTGGCCAAAGCTGGCGGCGCTGCGCCAACAACTCGAGGCCGATCCCGCGGTCATCTACGCCACCGCCGTGGAGCGCGGGAGCAGTGATCCGGGAGCAGGATCCTGTGCGGGCCATATCGCGCTGGCCGACGTCATCGCGCGATATGGCAAGCAAGCCTAACCAGTGGAGAGGAGGAGCGGCTTCGATCCGCTCCTCCCTACTTCACCGGCCGCTTCTCGAGCTTCCTTGCCAGCGTGCGCCGGTGCATCCCGAGTCGTCTTGCCGCTTCCGAGATGTTGAAGTCGGTCTCGATCAGGGTCTGGTGGATGCGTTCCCATTCCAGCGTTTTGATCGAGGTCGGCCGGGCATCGAGCGCGACCTCGGCATTGCCTGCGGCCTTGTTGAAGGCGGCCTCGATGTCGTCGGTGTTCGACGGCTTGGCCAGATAGTGGCATGAGCCCAGCTTGATGGCCTCGACGGCGGTGGAGATACTGGCAAAGCCCGTCAGCACCACGATCAACATCTCCGGATCGTGCGTGTGCAAGAGCTCGACGCAGGCCAGGCCCGAAGCTCCCCCGAGCTTGAGGTCGACGACGGCATAGCCGAACGATCGCTCCTCCAGGACTTTCCGCACCTCCTCGATCGAGGCGGCGAGCACGACCTCGTAGTCGCGGCGCTCGAACGAACGCTTCAGGGTGCGCGCGAAGCCGGCATCGTCCTCGACGACGATGAGCGAACGGTCAGGCGTCAAAGCTGCCTCCGATCGCCAGCGTTGCGAGCGGCAGCGTGAGGCGCACCGTGGCGCCGCGCTTCCTGTGGTTCTCGGCGGTCACGCTGCCCCCTAGCTTGCGCACCACGTTCACCACCAGGAACAGGCCGAGCCCGCCGCCGGCGCGGCCCTTGCTCGACTGATAAGGTTTTCCGATTTGTGCCAGCATCTCCGGCGCAAAGCCGGGGCCGCGATCGCTGATCGACAGCACGAGATGATCGCCCTCGCGCCCGGCAACGAGCTCGACCCAGTCGCGCGAGACCTCGTAGGCGTTGTCGAGCACGTTGAAGATCACCTGCTTCAGCGCGACGTCCGAGACGATCGCAACGTCTTCGCCGAAGGTGTTGACGAAATACAGCGTGCGCGCCGAGCGCGCGTCGCGCCACTCCTCCACCAGCGCTGTGACGAAAGCCGCAACCGTCGTCGGCGACGATCCTTCGCCGCGGGCTTCGCCTGCTGAGACCAGGATGCCCGTCACGATCGACTTGCAGCGTTGCAGCGACGTCTCCATCTCCGCCAGGTCCTCGGCCAGCTCCTGATCGGCGGCGAGGTCGGGCATGCGGCGCCAGTCGCCGAGGATGACCGAGAGCGAGGCGAGCGGCGTGCCGAGCTCGTGCGCAGCGCCGGAGGCGAGCAGGCCCATGCGCACGATATGATCCTGCTCGGCCGCATGCTGGCGCAGCGCCGCCAGATGCGCGTCGCGCTCGCGCAAATTCCTGTTGATGCGGGTGACGAACACCACCAGCAGCACGGCGTTGAGCACGAAGCCCAGCAGCATGCCGGCAACTGTGAGCGTGTAGGTCTCGCTCAGCGGGTTCGGCGGCAGCTCGAGCGGCCGATAGGCGACGGTCAGCCAGACGAAGCTCGCGCAGGTCAGCGCGACCAGCGACCAGGTCGAGCGGCCATCGAGCAGCACCGCGCCCAGCGTCACCTGAAGCAGGAACAACGAGGTGAAGGGATTGGTGGCGCCGCCGCTGAGGTAAAGCTGCGCGGTCAGCGCGGCGACGTCCAGCATGAGGGCGACGAGCAGCTCGTTGTTGGTGATCGCGGCGCGATGGCGCACCCAGACCAGGCTGGAGATGTTGAGAAATATCAGGGCGCCGATCACTGCGCCCATCCGGGTGAGGGGCAGGGGAATGCCGAGCCACATATGCACGCCGCCGATGGTCACGATCTGGCCGACCACTGCAGTCCAGCGCAGCTGGATCAGCAGCGCCATGTTCTTGCGGTTGGTCTCGTCGTCGGTCGGCGCAGCGCCGATCAGCTCGCTGCGCGCGTCCGCCTGCGATTGCAGCGTGACGGCGCCATGCGTTCTTCCGTCGTCAGGTGGGCTCGACGATCGTTCCAGCATCTGATCCCGTCTTGCGGGCGACGGCATCGGAGCCGCCGGCCGCTTCGTGGACGAAGCCGCTCCAGGGCTCCTTGCGGCGGAACAGCCCGCCGCCGAATGTGACGAAAAGTTTACCGGCCAGCATGAAAGTTAGGGCAAACCACGTCAGCGCGTAGATCAGGTGGTTATTGGGAAAGCTGATCACGGTCAATCCGCCGATTGGGCTGCTGCCGGATTGTGATCGAGCGTCGGCATCGATGAAAAAGGGCGCGACGTGGTCGAGGCCGCGTGCCGCCGCAATCGCTGCGACATCCCGCGAGTACCAGCGATTGTGCTCCGGCACGTTGGTCCTGAGGAATCCGCCTTTTGGCTCCGTCACGCGCAACAGGCCGGTGATCTCAACCGGGCCTTGCGGATTGCCGTCCCGGCGCGTCGAGGCGTCGCGCCGCTCGGACGGCACGAAGCCGCGGTTGACCAGGACCAGCGTGCCGTCGCTACGCTGAAGCGGCGTCAGCACCCAATAGCCCGGGCCTTCTTCGGTGACGGCCTGAACCAGCGTCTCGCGGTCATGCAGGAAGCGGCCGGTGACGCTGACGTGCCTGTACTCGTCGTTTGCGGCGGAGACGGTCGGCCATGCCGCCGGCGAGGGGATCGGTTGGGCCGGGGCATGAACGCGCTGCTCGACGCGATCGATCAGCGCCAGCTTCCAGGCGCGGCGCTCGATCTGCCAGACGCCGAGCGCGATCAGAAGCGCAAAGGCCGTGAGCGAGAGGACCGTGAGCCACAAGGACAGGCGCGCGGCGTCGCCGCGCACCTCGTTTGCCTTGCTCGTCATGGTCCCGTTCTCGCTCATTTCATCCCGGTCATCTGGTGGATCGGCATCATGTTGCTGTTGAGGTGGTTCATCACCCACAGCGAACCCGACAGCGCGATCACCACCATGACGATGGTGAAGATCAGAGCCATCATGCTCCAGCCGTTCTCGGACGTCGTGTTCATGTGCAGGAAGTAGATCATGTGCACGACGATCTGCACGATCGCGAAGGCCATGATCACGAGCGCGGTGATCTGCTTGCTCGGAAGCGCGCCGCTCATCACCAGCCAGAACGGGATCGCGGTGAGCACGACCGAGAGCACGAAGCCGAGCATGTAGGTCGAGAACGAGCCGTGGGCGTGGGCTTGCGCGTGGCTATCGCCGCGGTGATGATCGCCCGCATGGGCGGCGTGAGTATCGGTGTTCATCGCAGAACTCCCAGCAGATAGACGAAGGTGAAGACGCCGATCCAGACCACGTCGAGGAAGTGCCAGAACATCGACAGGCACATCAGGCGGCGGCGGTTGGCCTCGATCAGGCCGAACTTCCAGACCTGCACCATCAGGGTCACCAGCCAGATCAGGCCGCAGCTGACGTGCAGGCCGTGGGTGCCGACCAGGGTGAAGAAGGCGGACAGGAAGGCGCTGCGCTGCGGCGTCGCGCCCTCATGGATCATGTGGGCGAACTCGGACAGCTCGATGCCGATGAAGGCGGCGCCGAACAGGCCGGTGATCGCCAGCCAGATCTGGGTCTGCGCGATCTTGTTCTGCTGCATGGTCAGCATGGCGAAGCCATACGTGATCGACGACAGCAGCAGCATCGAGGTGTTCACCGCGACCAGCGGCAGCTCGAACAGATCCTTTGGCGCGGGACCGGCGGCGTAGTTGCCGCCGAGCACGCCGAAGGTGGCGAACAGGATCGCGAAGATGAGACAGTCGCTCATCAGATAGATCCAGAAGCCGAGCGAGGTGCTGTAGCCTTCCGGATGCGGGTGTTCGTCGGCGAGGTAGAACACCGGCTCGCCGGTTTGCGTGGGATTGACAGCGACAGTCATTTACTTGGCTCCGGCGAGCAGTTTGGTGCGCGCGTCTTCGGCCCGGATGACGTCCTCGGCCGGAATGTCGAAATCGCGATGATAGTTGAAGGTGTGACCGATG
This genomic window contains:
- a CDS encoding RNA-binding S4 domain-containing protein, with product MDKWLWHARVVKARTSAAELVESGHVRVNGAREKSPGHAIKIGDVLTVALDRTVRVLRVIAFNERRGDAASARVLYEELSEGHPNSQRN
- a CDS encoding CarD family transcriptional regulator, whose protein sequence is MPNKTAKPAAKATVAKPVAAKPAAKPAVAKTPAAKAPAAKPAAPKAPVAAAPAKAPVAAAKPAVKPAAVAPKVEEKKVVTQRQGFKANEFVVYPAHGVGQILAIEEQEIAGAKLELFVINFIKDKMTLRVPTAKVANVGMRKLSDPALVKRALETLKGRARVKRTMWSRRAQEYEAKINSGDIVAIAEVVRDLYRSESQPEQSYSERQLYEAALDRLSREIAVVQHSTETEAVKEIEAQLAKSPRRTGAKSEAAEGEGEGDADAEGDSDETDGGATVADEAA
- a CDS encoding ATP-binding protein, producing MLERSSSPPDDGRTHGAVTLQSQADARSELIGAAPTDDETNRKNMALLIQLRWTAVVGQIVTIGGVHMWLGIPLPLTRMGAVIGALIFLNISSLVWVRHRAAITNNELLVALMLDVAALTAQLYLSGGATNPFTSLFLLQVTLGAVLLDGRSTWSLVALTCASFVWLTVAYRPLELPPNPLSETYTLTVAGMLLGFVLNAVLLVVFVTRINRNLRERDAHLAALRQHAAEQDHIVRMGLLASGAAHELGTPLASLSVILGDWRRMPDLAADQELAEDLAEMETSLQRCKSIVTGILVSAGEARGEGSSPTTVAAFVTALVEEWRDARSARTLYFVNTFGEDVAIVSDVALKQVIFNVLDNAYEVSRDWVELVAGREGDHLVLSISDRGPGFAPEMLAQIGKPYQSSKGRAGGGLGLFLVVNVVRKLGGSVTAENHRKRGATVRLTLPLATLAIGGSFDA
- a CDS encoding SURF1 family protein, which gives rise to MSENGTMTSKANEVRGDAARLSLWLTVLSLTAFALLIALGVWQIERRAWKLALIDRVEQRVHAPAQPIPSPAAWPTVSAANDEYRHVSVTGRFLHDRETLVQAVTEEGPGYWVLTPLQRSDGTLVLVNRGFVPSERRDASTRRDGNPQGPVEITGLLRVTEPKGGFLRTNVPEHNRWYSRDVAAIAAARGLDHVAPFFIDADARSQSGSSPIGGLTVISFPNNHLIYALTWFALTFMLAGKLFVTFGGGLFRRKEPWSGFVHEAAGGSDAVARKTGSDAGTIVEPT
- a CDS encoding helix-turn-helix domain-containing protein; protein product: MKDLVSRCPIEEVMQILSGRWPTLLIYYLKQGTKRFSDLRRDNPTISHRMLALELRKLEDAGIVTRTEFGGYPLRVEYDLTAAGHTLVPLIDALGAWWSTVATDAGGNSRETGRGASGSASRV
- a CDS encoding helicase-related protein, whose protein sequence is MPFSSSPFASERLPGAGVTAVLGPTNTGKTHLAIERMLAHPSGMIGLPLRLLAREVYNKIAARVGPDAVALVTGEEKIKPKAPRYWVSTVEAMPRDLDVSFLAVDEVQIASDLERGHVFTDRILNRRGRDETLLLGAATMRPIIERLLPGVSMITRPRLSQLEFAGDRKITRQPRRTAIVAFSADEVYAIAELIRRQHGGAAVVLGSLSPRTRNAQVAMFQDGEVDYLVATDAVGMGLNLDVDHVAFASDRKFDGYQFRRLTPSEFGQIAGRAGRATRNGTFGTTGRCAPFEPELVNALQNHTFDPVKVLQWRNSKLDFASLGALQVSLNLAPGHEALTRAPIAEDMRVLDHAARDAEVRDVAHGKDAVERLWEACQVPDYRKLSPAAHAELVTTLYGFLMRKGCIPDAWFRTQIDQADRVDGDIDTLSARIAQIRTWTFVANRPDWLKDPERWQGIAREVENKLSDALHERLTERFVDRRTSVLMRRLRENTSLNTEIGKTGEVIVEGHVIGRLDGFTFAPDAAEAGSDAKALQAAAQAVLAGEINARAEKLGNAPDEHFVLTSEGIIRWTGDAVARLSAAEDALHPRIRIISDERLTGGPRDKVQARLELWLKTHIEKLLGPLFELSKAEDVTGIARGIAYQLVEALGVLERPKIANELKDLDQPSRATLRKYGVRFGAYHLYFPGLLKPAGRALAALLWALKQDNVDPSALSGAQHLASSGRTSFPVDKQLPRDAYRVLGYKQAGERAVRVDILERLADLIRPALAWRENASGEKPAGAFDGRSFVVTQAMTSLTGSAGEDFASVLRALGYRMDKRPPLPAKPAAAVAEIPVAEASSEETPATEAPVEDAAAPADTAIEAAAEPVTVEDAPGMEQHDEPAHDEPALEASVTPEDAPGIAPPAEEAAAPVEAAETVPAETASAETAPAETVATEAAASADAAAPVEAAATSAEPELIEVWRPAGRHDDRKPRHERHRNPRHQPRPQAAAEAGAAPAEGEAAPAADGEKRGERHRHGGGHRRDSGRDGGRDFRKPREGGAEAAPRPEDKNRRFEGKNGGNKDRDNKDRNKGKFGGGDRDKGRDNRGRDRDKGRDRQGGPSLRPYASSATPRERDRPVDPNSPFAKLAALKEQLSGRKE
- a CDS encoding response regulator transcription factor, whose translation is MTPDRSLIVVEDDAGFARTLKRSFERRDYEVVLAASIEEVRKVLEERSFGYAVVDLKLGGASGLACVELLHTHDPEMLIVVLTGFASISTAVEAIKLGSCHYLAKPSNTDDIEAAFNKAAGNAEVALDARPTSIKTLEWERIHQTLIETDFNISEAARRLGMHRRTLARKLEKRPVK
- the cyoC gene encoding cytochrome o ubiquinol oxidase subunit III, with protein sequence MTVAVNPTQTGEPVFYLADEHPHPEGYSTSLGFWIYLMSDCLIFAILFATFGVLGGNYAAGPAPKDLFELPLVAVNTSMLLLSSITYGFAMLTMQQNKIAQTQIWLAITGLFGAAFIGIELSEFAHMIHEGATPQRSAFLSAFFTLVGTHGLHVSCGLIWLVTLMVQVWKFGLIEANRRRLMCLSMFWHFLDVVWIGVFTFVYLLGVLR
- the cyoD gene encoding cytochrome o ubiquinol oxidase subunit IV; its protein translation is MNTDTHAAHAGDHHRGDSHAQAHAHGSFSTYMLGFVLSVVLTAIPFWLVMSGALPSKQITALVIMAFAIVQIVVHMIYFLHMNTTSENGWSMMALIFTIVMVVIALSGSLWVMNHLNSNMMPIHQMTGMK
- the fdxA gene encoding ferredoxin FdxA, with product MTYVVTEACIKCKYTDCVEVCPVDCFYEGENMLVIHPDECIDCGVCEPECPADAIKPDTEPGLEKWLTVNADYAKSWPNITQKKESPADAKDFDGMEGKFDKYFSSNPGSGD
- a CDS encoding glutathione S-transferase family protein, whose amino-acid sequence is MDPILLYGFPMGSSMGLVAALEWLGRPYRLCRVDMLGEMLSPSYARINPRHETPALITDQGDVLTETMAIAAWLEARDTERRISFDPLSPKADRMHQLMAFVNTGFTGAFAPLWVALEGVAMDDAMRSALREFGRRKVIERHDKLEGMIEPARFLLADRPTLADALLTGVARWLDFHAVAERSRWPKLAALRQQLEADPAVIYATAVERGSSDPGAGSCAGHIALADVIARYGKQA